Proteins from a genomic interval of Arachis hypogaea cultivar Tifrunner chromosome 10, arahy.Tifrunner.gnm2.J5K5, whole genome shotgun sequence:
- the LOC140175710 gene encoding uncharacterized protein: protein MDRTWIEKPRTSKEYQEGINGFLDFAFARAAISDRICCPCPRCAFGKWHKRDTVQDHLLLKPFPKNYLVWNRHGEIQPAESSSIEVQATPYQENPLNTLINDAFGHHGDEGITGVNDVVIDNGGEDIADERLHEASFDDGSEFNEFVRDGNEKLHEGNDNPDNIQDTCKYCGISRWSPKKKKKKQAVKVLRYFPLKPRLKRLYMSSKTAEHMQWHNSAPARDGLLRHPRDGQACKDFNATHTLFAEEPRNVRLGLATDGFNPFGALSSTNSVWPVFLIPYNLSPWMCMNHTSFILSMIILGKKSSGNNIDVYLQPLIDELKDLWNDGVETFDSSSENTFRMHAVLMWTISDFPGLGMLSGWNTHTGFACPTCNFDFYPCYLRHSSKWCFMGHRRFLGRNHKFRLNCVRFDESTEERGPPKKLSGVDILEQEQDVET, encoded by the exons ATGGATAGGACTTGGATTGAAAAACCTCGAACATCAAAAGAATACCAAGAAGGCATAAATGGATTCCTTGATTTTGCTTTTGCGAGAGCGGCCATTTCGGATAGAATATGTTGTCCATGTCCACGGTGTGCATTTGGAAAATGGCATAAAAGAGACACAGTTCAGGATCACTTGCTCTTAAAGCCGTTTCCCAAGAACTATCTTGTTTGGAATCGTCATGGTGAGATACAACCTGCTGAGTCAAGTAGTATAGAAGTGCAAGCGACACCATATCAAGAGAATCCATTAAACACATTAATCAATGATGCATTCGGCCACCATGGGGATGAAGGTATAACGGGAGTGAATGATGTAGTTATAGACAATGGAGGCGAAGACATCGCAGATGAAAGATTACATGAAGCCTCTTTTGATGATGGTAGCGAGTTCAATGAATTTGTAAGAGACGGAAATGAAAAGTTGCATGAGGGCA ATGACAATCCAGATAACATACAAGACACATGCAAGTATTGCGGTATATCTAGATGGAGccctaagaaaaaaaagaaaaagcaagctgtAAAAGTTTTGCGATACTTTCCACTGAAGCCAAGGTTGAAAAGATTATATATGTCTAGCAAGACGGCTGAGCACATGCAATGGCATAATTCTGCACCTGCAAGAGATGGATTACTGAGACATCCAAGGGACGGCCAAGCATGCAAGGATTTTAATGCAACGCACACTTTGTTTGCCGAAGAGCCACGAAATGTTCGCTTAGGTCTTGCAACTGATGGTTTTAATCCCTTTGGAGCCTTGAGTTCTACTAATAGCGTTTGGCCTGTGTTCCTGATTCCATACAATCTTTCGCCTTGGATGTGTATGAATCACACTTCGTTCATCTTATCAATGATTATTCTAGGAAAGAAGTCTTCGGGAAATAATATAGATGTGTACTTGCAGCCCCTTATAGATGAATTGAAAGATTTGTGGAATGATGGTGTGGAGACCTTTGACTCATCATCTGAAAACACATTTAGAATGCATGCAGTTCTTATGTGGACAATAAGTGATTTTCCTGGGTTAGGTATGCTATCTGGTTGGAACACACACACTGGTTTCGCTTGTCCCACGTGTAACTTTGATTTTTATCCTTGTTATCTCCGTCATAGTTCTAAATGGTGCTTCATGGGTCATAGACGTTTTTTGGGAAGAAATCATAAATTTAGACTGAACTGTGTTCGTTTTGACGAAAGCACAGAGGAGCGTGGTCCACCTAAGAAGTTATCAGGTGTTGACATTCTTGAACAAGAACAGGATGTTGAAACATGA